The window AATCGCGGGCGCATGCTGCTGCTGGCGCTCATCCCGGCCTTGTTCGTCGCCGATGCGGGCATGCTGGGCATCCGTGTGTGGCGCGCGGCGCAGCGGACCGAAAATTGGCCGCCCGCCTACCTCAAGGACTACGCCCGAGACGTGAACGAATATTGGGTCGGCGACTTCGAACATGCCCGCCGGTTCGGCCCCAAGCGCGTGATCACGGTGGACCCGGCGACCGAGGTCCATGTCCTTCAGTGGAAGAGTCGGGCGATCACGTTCGTCGCCAATGCGCCCGCGGCGACTCGGATCATCGTGCGGCAATGGGCCTATTCGGGCTGGGACATGCGGATCGACGGATCGGCGTGGCGCCCGACCGAGCGGCTGCCGGCGCCCGACAATTATGTGGTCGTGCCCGTTCCAGCCGGCCGCCATCGAGTCGAAATCACCATGCCGGCGCTGCCTGCGGAGCGGATCGGCGCGGCCATAAGCTGGGCATCTGCGGGGCTTTTGCTGACATTGTTGGCGATAGGTCTCATCACGCGATATCGCGCCCTTGTGCGGAACCGTGACGGCTCCATATAGTTCGAACGGGGTGGGCATGTTCCTGCCAGAGATGCCAGCGTCGCGCCCCTACCGCCGATTCCCGGTTGCGGCGGCGGTAAGCCGGGGTTTAGGATACCCCTTTATGGAAGGCCGGTGTTTTGGCCGATAGGATGAGAGCATGACGAAACTGACCGGCGGCGACTCGAAGAGCACCCTCTACTGCTCCTTCTGCGGGAAATCGCAGCACGAGGTTCGCAAGCTGATCGCCGGGCCGACCGTGTTCATCTGCGATGAATGCGTAGAACTGTGCAACGACATCATCCGCGAAGAGACCAAGGGCGCGCTCATCTCCAAGAAGGATGGCGGCGTTCCGACCCCGCATGACATCTGCGCGCACCTCGATCAGTATGTGATCGGGCAGGCAAAGGCGAAGCGTGTCCTCTCGGTCGCGGTCCACAACCATTACAAGCGGCTCGATCATGGCGCGAAGGGCGCCGACGTCGAACTCGCCAAGTCGAACATCCTGCTCGTCGGCCCGACGGGCTCGGGCAAGACGCTGCTCGCGCAGACGATGGCGCGCCTGCTCGACGTGCCGTTCACGATGGCCGATGCGACCACGCTCACCGAAGCGGGCTATGTCGGCGAGGATGTCGAAAACATCATCCTGAAGCTGCTCCAGGCGTCGGACTACAATGTCGAACGGGCGCAGCGCGGCATCGTCTATATCGACGAAATCGACAAGATCAGCCGCAAGGCCGACAATCCGTCGATCACGCGCGACGTTTCGGGCGAAGGCGTGCAGCAGGCGCTGCTCAAGCTGATGGAAGGCACGACCGCGTCGGTGCCTCCGCAGGGCGGCCGCAAGCATCCGCAGCAGGAGTTCCTGCAGGTCGACACGACCAACATCCTTTTCATCTGCGGCGGTGCGTTCGCTGGCCTCGAAAAGATCATCGGCGATCGCCTGCAGGGCAAGTCGATCGGCTTCGGCGCTTATGTGGCGGCTCCCGAGGAGCGTCGCACCGGCGAGACGCTGCAGCAGTGCGAGCCGGAAGATCTGCTCAAGTTCGGCCTGATCCCCGAATTCGTCGGCCGTCTGCCCGTGATCGCGACGCTCATGGATCTGGACGAGACCGCTCTGGTCAAGATCCTGGTCGAGCCGAAGAATGCGCTGGCCAAGCAGTATCAGAAGCTGTTCGACATGGAGGGCGTGAAGCTCAGCTTCACCGACGACGCCATGATCGCGGTCGCCCGCAAGGCGATCATGCGCAAGACCGGCGCCCGCGGCCTGCGCTCGATCCTCGAAGGGCTGCTGCTCGACACGATGTTCGATCTGCCGTCGATGGAAGGCGTCGAGGAGATCGTGGTCGACAAGGACGTGGTCGAAGGCCGCAAGGAACCGGTCCGCGTCTTTTCCAAGAAGGGCAAGGAAAAGGCCGGCGACGCGGCGTAAGCCGCGCGGCTTTCCCCTTTAGCTCGTCATTGCGAGCGTAGCGAAGCAATCCAGGCCCGCATGGGAGTAGGTTCATGACCTGCTCTTGTGCGGGCCTGGATTGCTTCGTCGCCTGCGGCTTCTCGCAATGACGAGGTGGGGAGTGGACAACCCCCTCCAAAGGTGATTTCCTCCGATCAAATAAACAAAGACGTCGCAGGGGGATCGATTCCGGCTTTCGGGGAGCGGAATGGGTCCAGGGGTTTCGAAGATTGACTGGTTCACGCGCGAAGTGATGCCGCATGCGGGAGCGCTGCGGCGGCGCGTGCGATCGAGCGTGCGTAGTGACGACGATGCCGACGATGTGGTGGCGGAGGCGCTGGCGCGCGCCTTTTCGGCCGAGGATTGGGGCGGCGTCGGCAACGGCAAACACTATCTGTTCCGCGTCGCGCGCAACATCCTGATCGACGAGGGGCGGCGCGGGGCGATCGCTTCGTTCGAACCGATCGTTGACATGGAGGCCGTGCAGCCCTCCGCCAGCCCCGAACCGATGCTCGCCGCGCGCGATCAGCTTCGCCAGATCGAACGGTTCGTGGCGACACTTCCCGCGCAGAGCCGCCGCGCTTTCGTGATGCGCCGGATCGAGGAAAGGACGCCGGGCGAGGTGGCCGAGGCGATGGGCCTGTCGATCTCGACCGTCGAAAAGCATCTGGCGCGCGCTATGATGCTGCTCACGCGCGAACTGGCGGCGGTCGGTTAAGCCCCCCGCTAATTTTTCTCGTCATTGCGAGCGTAGCGAAGCAATCCACTCCGCAGTTCGGAATGGATTGCCGCGTCGCCTTCGGCTCCTCGCAATGACGAGTTAAGTGGAAGCGCGCGCCTTCCAACGCGCATAACCGTTCGCGACGAGGCCCAGCACCACCACGCTGCCGATGCACAGGGCGATATAGGCGTCGTGCGTGCGCGCATGTTCGATCCAGATATAGCCGGCGGCATAGCTGATCGCGACGCAGGCCACGAAGGTCTGGAGCGAGTTCGATCCGATGATCGCCACCTGCCGGAACAGCCAGAAGCGCCCCAGCCGCGGCCACATCCAGAACAGGGTTAGGATCGCCCAGATCACCGACAATGCGTGCGCGGTGCGGACCGGGCCGACGCGGATCTTGCTGACGAAATCGATGCGGAATCCGTACCAGGTCTGCGCAAGGAACAGCACGGTCAGCCCCGCGAACAGCGCCCAGGCGGCGATCAGCAGCCACCAGTTACCCTGAGTCTTCCGGCGCAGCCAATCGAGGATGCGCCAGCGCCCCGCCGCCATCGCGACGAAGAACAGCGCCTGCCACGACGCCGGATTGAAGTTCCACAGCCAGTCGCCCACCGGCGATCCGCCCGGAATGTTGAAGCGAATATGTTCGTGCGCATACCAATAGAGGCCGACCGAGGCGACGAGCGCGACGAAGGGCTGGAGCCGCAGCAGCAGGGCAAAGAGCGGCGCGGTTGCCAGCAGCACGATATAGGTGACGAGGATTTCGAGGCAGTAAGGCTGGACGTAGAGCAGCAGGAACTCGACGTAGCCCCACGGCTCATGCTTGAAGAACCAACTGTAGAAGCCCAGCCGCGCCAGATCGGGCGAGGCGAGGCACAAAGGGATCAGCGCCACGAACAGCGCCAGATTATAGACGTAGAGCTTGCCCGCGCGTCGCCACACCTTGGCCGCGAAGCCGCCGAGCGAAGGCTGCTTCACCTTCGCGAAATAGACCGCGCCGACCAGATAGCCCGACAGGACGAAGAACACTTCGGCCGCGCTGGAAAAGCCCCAGAGGGTGAGGGTGGGGAATTGCATCCCCACCAGCCCCATACGATCGGTGAAGCCGGTGATGTGGTTGATCGTGATCGTGATCAGCGCCAGCCCGCGCAGGACATCGATCGCCGTATCGCGTTCGCGCGGCGGGGTCGTAGGTGCGGTGAAGTTCTCGGAATGGCTCACTCTTCGGCCGCATTAGGGGCGGCAGACGCGCATCGCAATGGTTGCGCGCTTCTCGCCTTCGCGCGGGAGGGATGCTAGTTCGCGCGCATGGCGAAAGACTCGGACGACAAGGCACCGCGGGGGAAGATTGGCGAGCTGAGGATGCTGTGGGGCTTTGCCCGCGGCTATCCGTTGCAGATCATGGCCGCGGCGCTGGGATTGGTGGTGGCGGCGGGATCGACCCTGGCTATCCCGCGCGGTTTCCAGATGGTGATCGACAAGGGGTTCATCGCCTCGGGCGGAGATGTCGCGCCGTACTTCCGATATTTGCTGCTGATCGTCGCGATCATGGCGCTGGGCACAGCGTTTCGCTTCTACTTCGTGTCGTGGATCGGCGAGCGTGTCGTCGCCGACATCCGGATCGCGGTGCAGGCGAACCTGCTCCGCCTCGCGCCGCGCTTCTTCGAGGAGAACCGCCCGTCCGAGATCGCGTCGCGCCTGACGGCCGACACCGCGATCATCGAGCAGGTGGTGGGGACAACGGTGTCGGTCACGCTGCGCAACGTCGTGCTGGCGATCGGTTGCGTGATCTACCTCTTCTCGATCGCGCCGAAGCTGGCGGCGATGCTGTTGATCGGCATTCCGCTGGTGCTGACGCCGGTGCTGGTGATGGGGCGGCGCCTGCGCGGTCTTTCGCGCAGCAGCCAGGATCGGATTGCGGATGTCGGCGCGATGATCGCCGAGGTGCTGGGCGCGATGAAGATCGTTCAGGCATTCGGGCAGGAAAAGCGCGAGGCAGAACGGTTCGGCACCGTGGTCGCTTCGACCTTCGGCACCGCCAAGCGCCGCATCCTGATGCGCGCGATCATGACCGCCGCGATCATGGGGTTGATCTTCGGATCGATCACGATGGTGATGTGGCAGGGCGCGATCGACGTTGCCGCCGGTCGCCTGTCGGGCGGATCGATCGCGGCGTTCATCATCACCGGCGGCCTGATGGCGGGCGCGTTCGGCGCGCTGGCCGAGGCTTATGGCGATATGGTGCGCGGGGCGGGGGCGGCGATGCGCCTGTCCGAACTGCTCCACGCCGAACCCGAAATCCATGCGCCCGCCCATCCGGTGGCGCTGCCGGTGCCGGCGGTCGGCACTCTGGCCTTCGATCACGTCACCTTCCGCTATCCGACGCGGCCCGAGGTGAAGGCGCTCGACGACTTCTCGCTGTCGATCGCGCCGGGTGAAATGGTGGCGGTGGTCGGGCCTTCGGGGGCGGGCAAATCGACTTTGCTCCAGCTTGCGCAGCGTTTCTACGATCCCGAAGGCGGGGCGATCCGGCTCGACGCCGTGGCGTTGCCCGATGCCGATCCGGCCGCGATCCGCGCGCGTCTGGCGATCGTGCCGCAGGAAACGGTGATCTTCGGCGCCTCGGCGCGCGACAATCTGCGCTACGGCCGCTGGGACGCGAGCGAGGACGATATCTGGAAGGCGGCGGAGGCCGCGAACGCCGCCAGCTTCCTGCGCGCGATGCCGCAGGGGCTGGATACCTTCCTGGGCGAAGGCGGCGCGCGGCTGTCGGGCGGACAGCGTCAGCGGCTCGCGATTGCGCGCGCGCTGCTGCGCGATGCGCCGCTGCTGCTGCTCGACGAGGCGACGTCGGCGCTCGATGCGGAATCGGAGCGACTGGTGCAGGATGCGCTCGACCGGCTGATGGCGAACCGCACGACGATCGTGATCGCGCATCGTCTGGCGACCGTCCGTGCTGCCGATCGCATCATCGTGATGGATCAGGGCCGGATCGTCGAGGAAGGCACCCACGCCTCGCTGACGGCGCGCGAGGGGCTCTACGCCCGCCTCGCGCGGCTCCAGTTCAGCGATATGGCGGCCTGATCTTTATCCTCCCCCGCCAGGGGGAGGTGGCGCCGATAGGCGACGGAGGGGGAGGGCGGCGGCTCACTGGAAGACATTGCATCCTCCCCCTCCGTCAGCTGCGCTGACACCTCCCCCTGGCGGGGGAGGATGAGTTGTTACCTGCCCTGCATGTTCTTGACCCCGCCGGGCATGCGCACGGTGAGGGTGTCGATCGCATCGGTCAGTTCGATCTGGCAGGCGAGCCGCGAATAGCGGGTGACGTGGCTTGCGAGGTCGAGCAGATCCTCCTCCATTTCGGAGGCGCGGGGGAGTTTGCCGAAATCCTCCGCCGCGATCAGGACGTGGCAGGTCGAGCAGGCCATCTGCCCCTCGCATGTGCCTTCGAGCGGCTGACCATCATTCTGCGCGACTTCGAGCAGGCGATGGCCCGCGGGCGCATCGACTTCGGAACGCTGCTCGCCATCGGCGGAGAGGAAGGTCACGCGGGTCATGCCGCCCACATAGCCTGCCGCGCGGCGGCGTCGAGAATCAATCGGGCGGCCTCATCGATCTCCGTCTCGGTCGTGTATCGCCCGAAGCCGAGGCGGATGCTGGCGCGCGCTTCGGCGTCGGACAGGCCCAGCGCCTTGAGAACATGGCTCGGCCGCCCCGAACCACTCGCGCAGGCCGAACCGGAAGAAAAGGCGATGTCGCGCAGGCCGGAGATCAGCTTCGCGGAATCAATGCTTTGGCGGCGAATATTGAGATTGCCCTTGTAGCGGCGATCGACCGATCCGTTGATCGTCCAGCCTTCGGCGAGGAAGGGCGCGGCCAGCCGATCCCACAATTTGGTGACATGCGCGGCATCGGCGTCGCGTCGCTCGGAAGCCAGCTTCGCCGCCGCACCGAACCCTGCGCAGAGCATCGGCGCGAGCGTGCCCGATCGCAGCCCCTGTTCCTGCGCGCCGCCGTGGAGCAGGGGGGCGAGGGCGATTCCATCGCGCACCCAGAGCGCGCCGATGCCCTTCGGTCCGTGGATCTTGTGCGCGGAGATAGCGACCAGATCGCAGAAATCGGGAATGGCGACCCGCCCAAAGCCCTGCACGGCATCGCAGACGAAGGCGGCGCCCGCATGGTGCGCGAGATCGGCGAGGGGGGCGAGATCGTGCATCACGCCGATCTCGTTATTCACCAGCATGGCAACAACCGCCGCCACGCCCGGCACGATCGCGCCCATTGCGGCGGCCATGTCGACCAGCCCGTCGGGGCCGACCGGGAGCAGGGTGACGTTGCGCCCGGCCCAGGCCAGCGCCTCGACTGTGTCGAGGACGGCCGCATGTTCTGTAGCGATCGTTACAATATCGCCGGGGGGCAGCCCCTTGATCGCAAGGTTGAGCGCCTCGGTCGCGCCGCTGGTAAAGATCGTGCGCCCGCCCACAGGCAGCAGCGCCGCGACCTGATCGCGTGCGACCTCGACCGCCGCTGCGGCTTCGCGGCCCAGCTTGTGGGCCGAATGCGGGTTGCCGAACTTGTCGTCGAGATAGGGCAGCATCGCCGCCCTGGCTTCGGGGGCGAGCGGGGTGGTTGCCTGATAATCGAGATAGATCATGCGGCGCGGCTCCGCGCGCTTTCGGCGATCCTGGTCCATTCGGCGACGAAGCGATCGATCTCGTCCGATGTCGTCGACGGCCCGAAGCTGACGCGGACCACTTCGCGCGCGGTGGTCTCGTCCCATCCCATTGCGGCGAGGACGTGGCTGGGCTTCAGGCTACCCGAAGAACAGGCGCTGCCCGCCGATACCGCGATCCCGGCCAGATCGAAGCGGATTAGCTGCGCGGTGGCGGCGACGCCGGGCATCCGATAGCTGGCGATCGTCGGCAGGCGCGGGGAATCCTTTGCGACGATGATGCCGCCCGCCGCCTCGATCGCGCTATCGAGCCGGGCGCGCAGTTTGGCGGCGCGATCCATCCACGGTTGGGCGGCTTCGAGCGCGGCGGCGAAACCCAGAGCGGCGGGCAGATTTTCGGTGCCAGCGCGATAGCCCTGCTCTTGTCCGCCGCTGGCGTTCAGGGTCGCAAGGTCGCGGATCAGCAGTACGCCGATTCCCGGCGGGCCGCCCAGCTTGTGCGCCGATATCGTGACGAAATCGGCGTCCGGCAAGGCCAACTTGCCCGCCGCCTGCGCGGCATCGGCAAGCCAGAGCTGGTCGCCGATCGGCGGCTGGATCACGCCCGTCTCGTTATTGACGACCTGCACGGCCACCAGAGGCCGATCGCCGGCGATGGCGGCAAGATCGGCGATACCGTCGGCATCGACGGGCAATATTCCCGCATCGGGCGCGGCACGGCGCACGGCGTCATGCTCCACCGCCGAGATGAAGCGCGGCCCCGCCTTCGCGCGGCCGAGTGCGATCGCCAGCGCCTCGCTCGCGCCGCTGGTGAAGATCAGGTCGTGCTTCCAGCCCAGCGCCGCCTTGATTCGGGCGCGCGCATCCTCCAGCGCAGCCCGCGCCGCACGGCCCTCGGCATGGGGGGAGGAGGGGTTGGCCCAGCGCGCAAGGCCGTCCGCCATCGCCGCGATCGCCTCCGGCAGCATCGGCGTGGTCGCGGCATGATCGAGATAGATTCGGTTCGACAGAAGCATTTCCAAAGATTGCGCAAAGCCAAGCCATTTCTATATAGGCGGACGATCATTAGGACGCCATTCCCGCGCGCCGCCAGCATTCAAGGACAAAGATGCCCGAAGTCATCTTCCCCGGACCCGAAGGTCGTCTCGAAGGCCGCTTCAATCCGGGGCCGCGCCCGCGCGCGCCCGTCGCCATGATCCTGCACCCGCATCCGCAGTCGGGCGGCACGATGAACAACCGCATCGTCCAGGCGATGTACCAGACCTTCGTGCGCCGTGGCTTCGCGACCCTGCGCTTCAATTTCCGCGGCGTCGGCAAGAGCCAGGGCGTGTTCGACAACGGCATTGGCGAACTTTCGGACGCGGCATCGGCGCTCGACTGGGTCCAGTCGATCCATCCCGAGGCGCAGACCACCTGGATCGCCGGCTACAGCTTCGGCGCGTGGATCGGCATGCAGCTGCTGATGCGCCGTCCGGAGATCAAGGGCTTCATCTCGGTCGCGCCGCCCGCGAACATGTATGACTTCACCTTCCTGGCGCCGTGTCCCTCGTCGGGCATCATCATCCAGGGGGAGGCCGACGAGGTCGTGACTCCGGGTGCGGTCCAGAAGCTGGTCGACAAGCTGCGCACCCAGCGCCACATCACCATCCACCACGACACCATCCCGCAGGCGAACCACTTCTTCGCCGACGAGATGCCGCAGCTGATGCAGTCGGTGGACGGCTATCTGGACATGCGTCTGAACCAGTAATCGTTCTTTCGTCGTACCGATCCAGTCGGTACGACGAAAATTCGCTGATTTCTAACCATTGTTAGGCAATTGTCGGACCCGCAGTCCGGGTTGCGGCGTTCGCATTGCGTGATCTGCCGAGTTGGTCGTAAAACGGCTGTGGCAAAGCGGAGAAGCGGTTCGATGTTGTACAATGCGTATGAGTTTCAGCGTAACCTGCTGTCGGTCGCCAGCACCTGGGCCGATATCAGCTCAGAATGGCTCCAGAACCCACTGAATCCGTTCTCTTATGCTTCGATGGCGCCGATGATGGCGTCGGGCCTCGACGTCTTCGCCCATGCTTCGGCATCGCGCGGCAAGCCGGCTTTCGGCTTCACCGAGGTCGTGATCGACGGCAAGACTGTGCCGATCACCGAGGAAATCATCCTTCGCAAGCCGTTCGGCCAGGTCAAGCGCTTCCGTCGCAAGGGCGTGACGGGCAGCCCCAAGCTGCTGATCGTTGCGCCGATGTCGGGCCATTATGCGACGCTGCTGCGCGGCACCGCCGAACGCATGCTGCCCTTTGCTGACGTGTACATCACCGACTGGCGCGATGCGCGGAACGTGCCGATCGAGGAAGGCAGCTTCGATCTGGACGATTACATTGATTACGTCGTCGAGTTTCTGGAGAAGATCGGGCCGGGCACGCATATGCTCGCCGTCTGCCAGCCGTCGGTGCCGGCCTATGCCGCCACGGCGTTGATGTGCGAGGACAAGCATCCGTGCCGTCCGCGCACGCTGACCATGATGGGCGGGCCGATCGACACGCGCGAAGCGCCGACCGTGGTCAACACCGTCGCCACGCAGCGGCCGCTCAGCTGGTTCGAGCAGAATGTCATTCACACCGTGCCGGTGCTGTATCCGGGCGGTGGCCGCCGCGTTTATCCGGGCTTCCTGCAGCTGGCCGGCTTCATGGCGATGAACCTGGGCAACCACCTCGTCAGCCATTGGGGGATGTTCAAGCATCTCGTCGAGGGCGATGAGGAAAGCGCGCAGTCGACCAAGAAGTTTTACGAGGAATATCGTTCGGTCTGCGACATGACCGCCGAATTCTACCTCCAGACGATCGACAGCGTGTTCCAACGGCACCTGCTGCCCAAGGGCGAGCTTACCCATCGCGGGCGCAAGGTCGATCCGGGCGCGATCGTCGATTGCGGCCTGCTGGCGATCGAAGGCGAGAAGGACGATATTTCGGGCCTGGGCCAGACCAAGGCGGCGCTGACCATCGCCACCAATCTGCCAAAGACGCACAAGAAGCATATGATCGCCGAGGGTGTCGGCCATTACGGCATCTTCAACGGCCGCCGCTGGCGCGAGAAGATCGCCCCCGTCGTCGAGGATTGGATCGTCAAGCATGGGGCGTAAGGCCACGATCGGTTTTGCGGGCCTTCTGATCGCTGCGGCAGCGCCGGTTCACGCTGTCGAAACCACTACGCTGCCGACCTCGCCCGACGCCTCGCTGCAGGCGGCGCAGGCGGCGGCGATGAACAATGACTGTGCGGGTGTGCTGGCCGCGCTCGACCCAATCGTGCCGCAGCTGGGCGAAACGCCGCAGCGGCCGATCGTGCAGCGGATGCGGCTTGCCTGCCTGGCCGCCACCGGCCGCACCGGCGAGATTCCGGCGGTTCAGCAGGAATTGGCCAAGACGATGCCCAAGGACGGGCTGGTTCAGGCCTTCGGCGTGCTCGTCGCGGCGGATTCCAGCCATTTCGTCGATGCCGCCGACAAGATCGTCCAGCTTGCGGGATCGTCGCCCAAGAATCTGGAGCTGCTGACCGGCGCTTCGGTGCGCGCGATCGCGATCCAATTGGGCGAGCAGCGCGCGTTCGATGCGCGCGGGCGGATGATGGTCGCGCTCGCCAAGGCCGATTGGTTGCCCGCCGACATGCCCGATCTGCGGATCAGCGTGACGCAGGGCGCGATCGACTCGCTGGTCGATCAGGGCCGCGCCGATGAGGCCGCGAACCTGCTCGAACGGGTCGAGGAGCCAGAGCAGTTGACCGCGATGGCGATCGAGCGCCGCTATTCGGTTTTGTGGCCGTCGATCGAGGATATGCTCGGCCCCAACGGCAAGCCGATGGTCGATCGCTATGCCAAGGCGAAGCTCGATCTCTATTCGGACAATCCCGATACGCCGGGCGCGCTGCGTGATGCTGCGGCGGCGATGCTGCTGCTCGGCCGCTATGCCGACGTCGTCCAGATGACGTCGGACGTTGTGCTGCAGAATGGCATGGATCGCGATGCCGTGCGCACGGCCCTGATCCGCGCCCGCGCGCTGCTGGCGCTCAAGCGGACCGATGAGGCGCTCAAGCTGATGTCGGGCTTCGCCGCGCTCAATCTGATGAAGACGCCCGAGGCGGCCGCGACGCTCGTCACCTATGCCGAAATGCTCGACGAGGCGGGGCGTGAGGAACAGGCGCTGACCGCCGCGCGCGCGATCAACGCCACCGCCGCGCAATATCTGACCGATTATGGCCGCCGCTGGGTTGATCGCACCGAAATCTGCGCGCTGGGATCGCTGGGCCGCACCGCCGAGGCCAATGCCGCAATGGCGAAGCTGATCGCCGTCGCGCAGCAGAATCAGCCCGCGACGATCGAGGCTCTGCTCTGCCTGAAGCGCGATGCCGAGGCGGAGAAGATGCTGGTCAAGGCGATCGACGACAAGGATGTGGCAAGCAACCTCGTCGTCCAGTTCCAACCGGCGGCCTCGCAATGGGCGGCATCGCCGTCGCGGTTGCGGCTGCTGTGGCAGGCTTTCCTCGCGCGGCCGGCGGTGAAGGCGGCGTTCGAGCGCAAGGGGCGCCTGCTGCCCAAGGCGATGTGGCCGACGCCGGGTGAACTCCCGGTGCCGCGAGCCAAGGGATCGAACCTCACCTGATGCGACGTCTCGACGTCCGGATCGAGACCTGGCCGGTCGCCGGGGCGTTCACGATCGCGCGTGGCGCCAAGACGCAGGTCGACGTCGTCTGCGTCGAGATCGCCGACGGGTCGCATGTCGGCCGGGGCGAAGGCACCGCCATCTATTATCACGGCGAAAGCGCCGAGAGCGTCGCGGATCAGGCGCGTTCGATGGCCGATGCGATTGCGGGCGGGATCGACCGGGCGACGCTGCTAAAGGCGATGCCGCGCGGTGCGGCGCGCAATGCGATCGATGCGGCCTTGTGGGATATCGAAGCCAAGGCGAGCGGCGTTCGCGCCTGGGCGGCCGCAGGCTTGCCCGCGATCACGCCGGTCCAATCCGCCTTCACGATCTCGGTCGCGGATCCGGCGAAGATGGAGGCCGATGCCCGCGCCGCGGCGCCCATCTATCCGTTGCTCAAGCTCAAGCTGGCGGGGGAGGGCGATCTCGATCGCGTCGCCGCCGTGCGTCGCGGGGCGCCCGAGGCGCGCCTGATCGTCGACGCCAACGAAAGCTGGACGGGGCGCGATGTCGCCGCCGAAGCCGCGCGTCTGCTGCCCTTCGGCGTCGAACTGATCGAACAGCCGGTGGCGGCGGGGCAGGATCATCTGCTCGACGGCGTCACCTCGCCGATTCCGCTGTGCGCTGACGAAAGTTGTCAGGACCGCACCGATCTCGCGCGGTGCGTCGGCCGCTATGCCGCGATCAATATCAAGCTCGACAAGGCGGGCGGCCTTACCGAGGCGCTGGCGCTGGCGGCGGAGGGCAAGGCGGCTGGACTGGAGATCATGGTCGGCTGCATGCTCTCGACCTCGCTCGGCATCGCGCCCGCCACGATCGTCGCGCAGGGCGCGCGCTGGGTCGATATCGACGGGCCGTTGCTGCTCGCGCGCGACCGCAGCCCCGGCATCGTGTTTGCCAACGGCATCGCCTCGCCACCCGATCCCGCGCTCTGGGGGTGAAGATTTGCGCTGGCGGGGGGCACAACCCTTTGCTAAGCGCCCCTCAACGCACCCGTAGCTCAGCTGGATAGAGCGCTGCCCTCCGAAGGCAGAGGCCAGGGGTTCGAATCCCTTCGGGTGCGCCATTAACTCCGCAGGCCAATGCCGCAGTCAGACACAGATCACGTCCCGGACGCTGCCGATTTCCCTATCCGGGTCGTCGCGCTCTACCGCTTCACGCCCTTTGCGGATCGCGAGGCCGTGCGCGCGTCGCTCGCGCTCGCCTGCTGTTCGCGCGGGGTGAAGGGGACGTTGCTGGTCGCGCATGAGGGGCTGAACGGCACGATCGCGGGCACGGACGCGGCGATCGGCGAGGTTCTGGATCATATTCGCACGCTGCCGGGCTGCGCTAATATCGGCGTGCGCGAGAGCCGGGCGGCGGCGATGCCGTTCCATCGCATGAAGGTGCGCATCAAGGCCGAGATCGTGACGATGGGCGAACCCGCGATCGATCCGGTCGCCGACGTCGGCCATTATGTCGCGCCGGGCGACTGGAACGCGCTGATCGACGATCCGAACACGATCCTGATCGACACGCGCAATGATTATGAGGTCGCGGTCGGCACCTTTGCGGGGGCGATCGATCCGAAGACGCGCAGCTTTCGCGATTTCCCGGCATGGTTTCGCGAACATCGCGACGCGCTTCTGTCCAAAGGCGAGAAGCCGCGCGTCGCGATGTTCTGC is drawn from Sphingomonas crocodyli and contains these coding sequences:
- a CDS encoding rhodanese-related sulfurtransferase, producing the protein MPQSDTDHVPDAADFPIRVVALYRFTPFADREAVRASLALACCSRGVKGTLLVAHEGLNGTIAGTDAAIGEVLDHIRTLPGCANIGVRESRAAAMPFHRMKVRIKAEIVTMGEPAIDPVADVGHYVAPGDWNALIDDPNTILIDTRNDYEVAVGTFAGAIDPKTRSFRDFPAWFREHRDALLSKGEKPRVAMFCTGGIRCEKSTAFLASEGVEDVYHLKGGILAYLESVPAEQSRWEGECFVFDQRVAVGHGLAPGTHELCHGCRMPVSVADRASDLYVAGVSCPACHADRSDAQKAGYAERHRQTGLAEARGVAHVGATYPTRDD
- a CDS encoding polyhydroxyalkanoate depolymerase, translated to MLYNAYEFQRNLLSVASTWADISSEWLQNPLNPFSYASMAPMMASGLDVFAHASASRGKPAFGFTEVVIDGKTVPITEEIILRKPFGQVKRFRRKGVTGSPKLLIVAPMSGHYATLLRGTAERMLPFADVYITDWRDARNVPIEEGSFDLDDYIDYVVEFLEKIGPGTHMLAVCQPSVPAYAATALMCEDKHPCRPRTLTMMGGPIDTREAPTVVNTVATQRPLSWFEQNVIHTVPVLYPGGGRRVYPGFLQLAGFMAMNLGNHLVSHWGMFKHLVEGDEESAQSTKKFYEEYRSVCDMTAEFYLQTIDSVFQRHLLPKGELTHRGRKVDPGAIVDCGLLAIEGEKDDISGLGQTKAALTIATNLPKTHKKHMIAEGVGHYGIFNGRRWREKIAPVVEDWIVKHGA
- a CDS encoding alpha/beta hydrolase, which codes for MPEVIFPGPEGRLEGRFNPGPRPRAPVAMILHPHPQSGGTMNNRIVQAMYQTFVRRGFATLRFNFRGVGKSQGVFDNGIGELSDAASALDWVQSIHPEAQTTWIAGYSFGAWIGMQLLMRRPEIKGFISVAPPANMYDFTFLAPCPSSGIIIQGEADEVVTPGAVQKLVDKLRTQRHITIHHDTIPQANHFFADEMPQLMQSVDGYLDMRLNQ
- a CDS encoding cysteine desulfurase family protein, with translation MIYLDYQATTPLAPEARAAMLPYLDDKFGNPHSAHKLGREAAAAVEVARDQVAALLPVGGRTIFTSGATEALNLAIKGLPPGDIVTIATEHAAVLDTVEALAWAGRNVTLLPVGPDGLVDMAAAMGAIVPGVAAVVAMLVNNEIGVMHDLAPLADLAHHAGAAFVCDAVQGFGRVAIPDFCDLVAISAHKIHGPKGIGALWVRDGIALAPLLHGGAQEQGLRSGTLAPMLCAGFGAAAKLASERRDADAAHVTKLWDRLAAPFLAEGWTINGSVDRRYKGNLNIRRQSIDSAKLISGLRDIAFSSGSACASGSGRPSHVLKALGLSDAEARASIRLGFGRYTTETEIDEAARLILDAAARQAMWAA
- the dgcA gene encoding N-acetyl-D-Glu racemase DgcA, yielding MMRRLDVRIETWPVAGAFTIARGAKTQVDVVCVEIADGSHVGRGEGTAIYYHGESAESVADQARSMADAIAGGIDRATLLKAMPRGAARNAIDAALWDIEAKASGVRAWAAAGLPAITPVQSAFTISVADPAKMEADARAAAPIYPLLKLKLAGEGDLDRVAAVRRGAPEARLIVDANESWTGRDVAAEAARLLPFGVELIEQPVAAGQDHLLDGVTSPIPLCADESCQDRTDLARCVGRYAAINIKLDKAGGLTEALALAAEGKAAGLEIMVGCMLSTSLGIAPATIVAQGARWVDIDGPLLLARDRSPGIVFANGIASPPDPALWG
- a CDS encoding cysteine desulfurase family protein, translating into MLLSNRIYLDHAATTPMLPEAIAAMADGLARWANPSSPHAEGRAARAALEDARARIKAALGWKHDLIFTSGASEALAIALGRAKAGPRFISAVEHDAVRRAAPDAGILPVDADGIADLAAIAGDRPLVAVQVVNNETGVIQPPIGDQLWLADAAQAAGKLALPDADFVTISAHKLGGPPGIGVLLIRDLATLNASGGQEQGYRAGTENLPAALGFAAALEAAQPWMDRAAKLRARLDSAIEAAGGIIVAKDSPRLPTIASYRMPGVAATAQLIRFDLAGIAVSAGSACSSGSLKPSHVLAAMGWDETTAREVVRVSFGPSTTSDEIDRFVAEWTRIAESARSRAA